The DNA segment CTTCGTCAACCTCTTCATCTGTTACATCGTGAACCATTTTGTTCACTTCAATTTTGCTCAGGTCAGAAACTTCAACTTCTGGTTTTGAGCCAATCTTGAACTTCACTTCAAGCTCATCGTTCTCCCACTGGAAATCAACCATTTCTGTTTCACCAACAGGCTCATATTCAGGCACTACTTCTTTTTCAAATACCTTTTGAACAATGTTGCTGATCTCTTCTTGCTCAATCTCTTTGCCAAAGCGTTTCTTTACAAGACCCATAGGCACTTTGCCCGGACGAAATCCAGGAAGCTGAATTTGGCTTTTATATTTTTTGTAGGCTTTATCGAAGTCTTCTTGAAGGTCTTCTCGATTGGCTTTTAAAGTAACTTCTTTATCTACAGATGTGAGCTCTTCTACAGAAATATCCACGTGTTCTCCGCTTTAATTATGCAATTCAATAAATGAACAGGATTTCAATTTTTATTAGGAAGGAAGTACGAGAGGGGGGACTCGAACCCCCACATCGGTTAAAATACTAGATCCTAAATCTAGCGCGTCTACCAATTCCGCCACTCTCGCAAAATTCAGAGCTTGCAAAGATAAGACTTTCATTTTCTGAATTCAACTTTTTAGCCAGATAAACTGTTAGTTGAAAAGAACTTTATCACTTGAGAGGTAAAGTCATGAAAAAAGATTGGAATTTGGACGTTGAAATAGAATATTTTGAATCATTATGTATAGAAACCTTCGTCTCCTTTACATTACGACTTCAGACAAAAAAGAAGCCCAAGAAATTGGCCGGAAATTGGTAGAACAAAACCTCGCGGCTTGTGCTAATATCATTGATGGAATGCAATCCATTTACAAGTGGGAAGGTGAAGTTAAAGAGGATAATGAATGCGTATTGCTAATTAAAACACATTATTCCCGTGTTAAGAAAGTAACCAGGTTGATAAAAGAAATGCACAGCTATGATGTGCCGGCTATTGTTTCTTTAACGATTACTGAGGATGAGGGGAACATGGAATATCTGGAGTGGCTTGAAAAGATGTCAAAAGAACCGTTTGAAATATAGTATTCTACCAGTGGAGTCCACACTCCGTTTTATCTGAATCATCCCAGCGCCCATCTCGCCCATCGCCTTTTTTTGTACAGTGTGTACAGCCAATTGAGTCAAAGCCGAATCTTTCTAAGGGGTGGCGTGGAATTCCGTAACTCTCAAAATAATCATCCACCATTTCTGGCGTCCAGTCTATAAGCGGATAGTAGCGGTGGAGGTCATCTCGCTTTTGCAGAATTTCAAGACCGCTGCGGTAGCTATTTTGGTAGCCAATGAGTCCCGAAATCCAAACAGTGTGGTTTTCCTTAATCTTTTCCAGGGGTTCTACTTTATTATAATTGCAGCATAAATCAGGATTTGATTCCCACAACTGATCGTCTTTTGAAGTCCGGTGTTTTTCTTCGTCAGGAATATGATCTATGATATTTACGCCATACCGCTCCACAAGCCGGTCTTTATATTCCAGCGTTTCAGGGAACAGGTATCCGGTATTGATAAAGTAAATAGGATGATTCTGCCGAATTCGGCTGATCATGTGAATCAGAAGAGCAGAGGTCGTTCCAAAAGAAGTAGTAATCAAAACCTTCTCCCGATACTTATTCAGGATATGAGCAATCCGCACATCGTTGTGTGCGGAAGAAAGTGTTTGATTTATTCTTTTTGTTGGGATGGATTTCATGCCTAATTATGTCACATTTCACAGGTATTTTCAATGATTTAGAGGCAGAAAAATATCCCAGAGAGTGTGTAAGCGCTTTTCTGTTGACCTAAGTTGGAAATAGTTCAAAACTTTTTTTGAAAATAGGTCTGTGTAAACGATTAATATTTCTATTTTGAAATAAAAAGCTATGAGTCTCGAGCAAAAAAGAGTTTCTGAACACATACTTTGGGCCACTATAAATAGACCCAAAGCAAGAAATGCGGTCGATTTTGACGTGATTGAGAAGCTGGAAGAATTAGTAACTCAGGTTGAGAGAGAAGATGATATTCGGGTGCTGATTTTGAGTGGAGCTGGTGATCAGTCTTTTGTGGCGGGTGGAGATCTAAAAAAATTTCACACTATAAAATCCAAAGACAAGGCCGTGGAAATGTCGAAGAGAATGCATGACCTTTTCAACCGAATTGAACGGCTGCCTTGCTGGACCGTTGCCTGCATAAATGGTGATGCCTACGGAGGTGGAATTGAGCTTATGCTGGCTTTTGATTTTAGGATCTCGGCACCAAAGGTGAAATTCGGTTTTACCCAAGGTCGGTTTTACCTGGTGCCCGGCTGGGGCGGTTTGACTCGTCTGGTTGAAAAAGTTGGCAAGGCTAAAGCATTAGAGTGGTGTGGGAAGTCGGAAATAATTTCAGCAGAAAGCGCACTGAAGAATGGAATTGTAGAATTTATCCTAACCGGAATTGATCTTGAAAAAGAAGCTCTGGAATGGGCAGAGAAGCTTACAAAAAATGACCGGGTGTTTATCAAAACATTGAAAGAGGGAGCGTCAAGATTTTCGCCTCAACGAAAAGAAGCACTGGAAGCAGAGATCGAACCCTTCTCAAGTTTGTGGGTTGATGAAAAGCACCTTGAACGGGTGGAGAAATTTATGAGTAAGAAATAAAAAAGGCACACTTCTTTAAAAAGTGTGCCCTATAAATTTAATTATCGATGCTGATTTACTGGATTGTAAAATCAGCTTTAAAAACGGTGTTTCCCCAAGCGAGATTTAATTCTCCACCTTCTTCCGTCTCTTCAACCGAGATCGTAAAAGCTTCAACCATTTCATCAGTAGTTGCAATTTCCATAGGCACCCGACCCAAATCACGGCTTTCGTCATAAGAGCGACCATTTTGCCCGGTTTGCTTATTGATGATGAGTGTGCCACCATCTTGTTCAGGAATAGTAAATAAGGTGTATTCTCCAGCCGGTACCTCAAGATCACCAAACATTAGATCTTCAGAGGTATAAAAGTGAGTAGCTCGGTTTGCCCCAGTTCTCCAGCGTTCGCCCCAAGGGACAATATTGCCGAATAAATCACGACCGCGTTTTTTGGGCGAACCAAAATCTACCCGAAAATTAGTACCCTTGAATACAAACTCAGCGCTAACAGCTCCTGATAATTCACCAACGGGCTCATTTCCGAATTGATTAGCCAGAGCATTCATATCTAAAGAATTGGTGCGGGTAACTTTCAGTTTTCGGGTTGTTAAAGCCGCATCCAGATGTTGAATATCACCATCCGTGTTTACACGGACTCCCATTACTCCACGGGTTGGGTGGCGTACCGTCATTGAGTCTCCTTCAATTTGTGCAATAACGAAATCAGAAATACGGTTTCCTGAAAGAAGAGGCTGAATCACGGTGTCTTTGTTGACTTCTGCAGCTCGGTTAAAAGCGAGTTCGTATGGCCAGTGTATCATATCTATAAAAGGCAGAACTCCTTCTTCGTAGGGAGCCATGTAGGAAATGAGTTCTTCGTTTCGAAGAATTTCAACTTCCAGACTGTCCCCTACTCTGTTAATTGACCGAGCAGTAACGCCCATGTCTTCAAAACCGTTAAGTGGAGAGTGATCTGTTTGAACCATTCGTTCAATACCACCTGTGCCATCTAAATGGAGTAGATAGGTTGATATTTGAACTTCAGGGCTTCTCAAAATAACACGAGCCGTAAGGGTTGAGTCCGTTTTTTCAAACTGCTCAACAGCAAGGGTGTCGTTGCCAAGCAGAGTCACAAATGCAGCATTATCGGAATTTTCAGAAGGTCCGCAAGCTGCCATCAAAGAGGTTAAAAAAATAGCTAATACAAGATTTCTCATAACGAAAAGTTGGTTTCAATTAGAATTAAAATCTATTCTAAAAACTGAATGCGTACAAACAGCAGAGATTAAATTTTGCAAAAGGAAATGCTGTTCGTCGTACTTGATCATTAAACAGAACTTAGTCTGTAATCATTTGGAGGGCAATGGGTAGCAAATTCTGTGTTTTTATCAGGAATTAGCTTCTTTAGCTATTTCAGTCAACGCTTCGACGAAGACTTCAACCGGCTGGGCTCCGGAAAGGCCATATTTTTCGTTGATGTAAAAGAACGGTACTCCCTGAACACCAATTTTATGTGCTTTTTCTACATCCTCCATAACCTTGTTAGAATAGGAGTTGTTTTGAATGGTTTCTTCGGCTTTAGATTTATCGATGCCAACCTGCTCTGCAATTTCGGTAAGCGTTTTGGTATCGCCGATATGTTTGCCTTTTTCGAAATAGGCCGAAAGTAAAGCTTCTTTCATCTCATCCTGTTTGTTCTCTTCTTGAGCAAGGTGAATGAGTTGGTGAGCATTAAAAGAGTTGGTTGGCTGAACATGGTCCATGTCATAGTTCAAGCCGACACTAGATGCCATTTGAACCATATTATCATTCATTTGCTTAGCCCAGTTACGATCCCGCCCATACTTCTTGGCTAGGGTGTCATAGATATCGAGATCAGAATTTACGGGCGCATTGGGGTTCAGCTCAAAGCTCCTCCAGGTAATATCCACCTCTAAATCCGGGAGTTGCTCCAGTGCTTGCTCAAGGTGTCTTTTACCGATATAGCAGTAGGGACAAACAACGTCAGACCAAATCTCAATTTTCATTCCAAATACTCATTTTTGTGATGGTGTTAGTTAAATAACTGCAAGTCCGAACAGAAGGTTCAAAAGGTGGAGGTTAACTTGCGGTGGGTTGCTCTTTTTCGGATGAAAGTCCTATAAAAGCCAGCCCTGTTGCTACTATGACCGAACCAATAGCGGTTAGCAAGATCGTCTCCATGGGAACATGTTGATCGAGCATCCATCCCATCAAGAAAGGACTTATAGCGGTACTGAAGACCATAATAGAGGCAAATAATGAACGAACGGTGCCAATTACATTTTCACCATAAAGTTCCGTTAAAAGCGCCGATTTTGTCGTGCTTCCAAGACCCATCGTAATTCCTACTAGTGCCATATAGACAAAAGCAGACCAAACGCCTGATTGAAGAAATGCTATAAATAAACCAGCGCCAAAAGGAATTAGGTAGAAAGGGTAAATGGTTGATGCACTCCACTTATCTATTAAAGGGCCGATGCTTAGCGAACTTATAATTCTACTGCCCGCAAAGAACACAAAAGCTGAGGCGATAATAGCAGCTGTCCAGCCCAGTTGTTCAGCAATGGAAACCTGATACAAGAATAACCCGGTTACCCAAAATGGAGGGAGTAAAACTGCGGGAAGGATTAACCAAAACCTCTGTTCCGTTAGTACTTTCCTATACACGTGAGCCGTAGATGAGTCGTCTTGATTAGAAGCTTCTTTAGCTTTTTGGTTGGTCTCCTCAATTTCGGTTTTATGCAAAACGTAAAGTAAAAATGGAATGAAGGCCAAGACAATTACTGCAGCTATAATTCCCCAAGCCATTCTCCAGCTTACAACGGCTAATAAAGCAGCCATCAATAAAGGTAAGATGCCTTCCCCAAGTGGATAGCCAAGACTGGATACACTCAATGCTTTTCCACGCTGTAATTTGAAATATCTTGCCATTGCCGTTTCAGCAGTGTGACCGCTTAATCCTTGTCCTGACAACCGGAGCATTAAGATTGCGGCAAAAAGAAAAGCAATGTGCCAGGATAGGGACATTGTTAATGCAGCCACAAACAGTCCCGAAGCTACATAAAGACTGTAGCGGCCAATTGGGAGGTGATCAATCCACTTACCCATGTAAGGCAGAATAGCCGCACTTGATAGCGTGGCTAAAGAATAAATGGAGCCAAAAGCAGCATTAGAAAGGTTGAAGTCCGCAAGGAAAAAAGGGACAAAAAGTGAAATCAGGAATGTCTGTCCGAAACTGGAAAAGAAGGTGAAAGACAATCCAAAGCTCAGAACTTTTCTCTCTCGAAGAACGAAGCTGATGTAGTTCAATGTGTTAGCGTACTTAAAAATTATGAGTGAGTGAGCTCCAAAGATACCGCTATTTCTATTGAACCAATATTATGAGGTGGCAGTATTACTCTATGCTTAGTATAAACCCACTCTATGTAAGCGCTTTGGTTAGGCTAACAAGCTCTTCAGGCTATCTATGCCAACGGGCTTTTGAATGAAGTCAGATACTTTTTCATCCCACTCAACACGGAAAAGGTCTTCACTTCTTTTATCAACTTGTGAGCTGATAACAAAAACTTGAATTTCTTTATCCGCTTTGTCTCTTATGGATTGAAAAGCCTTCAGGAAATCCCAGCCATTCATTTCTGGCATATCAATATCCAGTAAAATTAAGTCCGGCAGTTCTTGATCGGAAGCCTGTATTTCTTTGATGCCTTCGAGCGCTTTTCGTCCATTTTCAAAGGACATAATTTCATTATCAGGAAGGTGATTCTTGATAATCTTTGAAACCCCGTAGGTGTAAATTTTGTCGTCGTCAATAATACAAACGCTCTTCATTGAACTCATGATAGTTTAATTTTAAAAGTTGTCCCCTCGTTGGGTTTGCTTTGGACGTCTATAGAACCTCCCATAGACTCAATTTGGTTTTTGGTAATGAAAAGGCCAATCCCCTTCGAATTCTTATTTTGGTGGAAGGTGTTATACATTCCGAATAATTTCTCCCCATGCTTTTCGAGATCTATTCCTAAACCGTTATCCGAAACTTCGAGATGCACACTGCCTTCCCGTTCTTCAGCTTTAACAGCAACCTCAGGCTTACGATCAGGGTGGCGGTATTTTATAGCATTTGATAATAAGTTGAGAACAATACTTTCCAGATAAGCAGGATTATATTTCAGACTAAGATTGGCTGGAATATCTTTTTGAATATTCACATTATTAGCGAGCCGTTCTGTAGTGAGGATTTCCTCAATTTTATTAACAGTCTCTTTAAGGTTTAAGGTCTTCATCTCACCTTTAGAGCTGTACTGCTGATCAATGATTTCATTTAAGTCTGAAATGGACTCATTCAGTCTTTTTGAGGCAACTCCAAGATGTTCCAGCAACTCTTCTTTTTCGGTATCTGATTCTTCCATGTCATAAAGAGATAAGAGCATAGAAATATTGCCCGCATGATTCCGAAGATTATGAGAAACAATATGTGCAAAATTCATTAAGTGTTTATTTTGCTCTCCAATGATATCAAGGCTACTATTTAGCTCAATCTCTTTTTTCTTCAGCTGTGTAATATCAGTAACAACAGATAAGACGGCCGGCTTCCCGGAATCAGTATTAAAGAAGGGGACTTTAATAGTTTGATGCCAAACCTCAGAGCCGTCCTGTAGTGTAGTTTCTTCTTCAGGAAGGTGGTGCACTTCTTTGCTCTGTATAACTAATCGATCAGCTTCCAAATAGTGTCTTGCTCGCTCTTCAGAGACCCCGATTTCGACATCGGTTTTTCCAACAATACTGGTCGTTGTCTCTCCAAAAAATGTTGCGGCAGACTCATTAGCCATCAGATATTCACCGTCAATATTTTTGATGAAGATCAAGTTTGGCGCAAAATCGATGACTTGCTGAAGCTGCTTTCGGAGACGGGCAATACTTTCAAAAGCCTCCTTCTCCTCTGTGATATCGGTTATATATCCATAACCTATTACAGAACCATCAGGCTGCTTTTCTGGACGCGCCTTCCCGCGGACCCAACGGAGACCTTTTTCGGGCAGAACTACTCTATAATCAATATCCCATTTTTCCAGTGTTTGAAAAGACTGTTCTATAGATTCGGCTACCCGGGTCAAATCTTCTTCATGAATTCGGTTAGCAATGGGAGTAATAGTTTCTTTTACATCTTCAGGATTTAGCTCATAAATATCTCGAATGCCGGCACTTGCATAGGGGAAATAGGCCTTGTCTTCTGTTGTTTGGTGGTAGAGGTAGAAAAACCCTGGAACCTGATCGGAAAGTCTGGAAATCATGGCTTCATTGCGCCTTAATTCTTCCTCTGCTTTTTGCTGACTCGTTACATCACGCGTAATCCCAAACGTACCTACTACTTCTCCCTCATCATTGTACAAAGGCATTTTTGTGGTTGATGCCCAAGTCTCACCTTCCCCGGTTTCCGAAACAGACTCTTTTTCAACTTTATGGATAATGGGTTCTTCGGTCTCTATAATCCTTTGTTCATCATCATAAGCTGCTTGAGCGTGGCGTTCTTCAAAAAAGTCAAAATCCGTTTTACCCACTACATCTTCTGGACTATCCAGCCCAAATTTTTCAGCACAGCTTTCATTAATAACAGTAAAGCGGCTCTCAAGATCCTTAAAATAAATGCTGTCCGGCAGGTTGTGCATCAGCTTTTCAAAAAGAATAGCCTTCTCCCGGAATGAAATATATTTATGATCGGGGTTAACTATTTTTTCCGCAACTCCGGCTACTACGAGAGGTTTATCGTTATCCCAATCAATGACTTCACCTCTCCATTCCAAGGTAAATGCTTCATTATCATGAATGTCATTGTGGGTAGTTTTTACATGAAATGGCTTTTTTTGATGACTACTCAAATGTTCTTCAAGAGTGGCTTTTAATTTTTTTAAGTCACTGCTGCTAAAGAAAGACTCTGCCTCGTTGAATTGATCAGGTAAGTCATCGGGGGTACATCCAAAGAAAGAGGAGAAGGTGTTACTAAGCGATAAAGTATCATCAGAGACATCCCAAGACCAATAAGCTTGTTCAATAGTAGTTTCTTGAGTTTTGAGATCTTTCATAGTGCTGAATTTATACTCATCTGCAGGAAGAAAAATTACTTATAAATACTTAGCAGAAATTAAAGTGATTGTTCCTTATCGGCTTTCTTCTATCATTCGCAAGCGGGTAGCTTCAAACTCGTCACCGGCATTCCAGGTTTGTAATTCATCGGCATTCAAAGCTCTGAAGCCGGTTAGAAAGAACAATCGAGTGTCAACTTCAGCCCCTGCTAAATCCCAGTATTGGTTAATTTCGTCATTCACGGTGTGGTAATTTGCATCCGCCACGCTGTCTCTCAAAGCTAAAAAGTTGTCACCCTTTCCAATGTACTCTGTACCAGCGTTGGGGAATATTGCAGGGATTCCAATTTTGGCCATGTTGAAATGGTCGGATCGGTAGAAATAGCCGCGCTCGGGGTATGGGTCTGGCTTTACGGTGCGGCCTTGCTTTTGAGCTTCTTCTTCAAGCAAGTCGCTGAAAGAACTCCTGCCATAGCCAATAATAACTACATCCTTTGTCTCTCCATAAACATTCATTCCATCCAGATTGATGTTAGCTGTAACCTTTCCGGGAGCAACGGTAGGATTTTCAGCCCAATATTGTGATCCCAAAAGCCCAACTTCCTCAGCACTGACCACCAAGCCAATCACACTTCTTTTTATGGTGGGTTGAATGGATTTATACGCTTCCATCATCTCAAGTAAAGCACTAACGCCAGCTGCATTATCAGAAGCGCCGTTATTGACGGAATCTCCTTCCACAGATTGGGTGATACCAAGGTGGTCTAAATGGGCTGTTAGAATGAGATATTCGTCTTTAAGCTCAGGATCATTGCCTTCTACTTTAGCAATTACATTTTGCCCATCTATGCTGCGATAGTTGGCGTCCATCTCCATATTTACTCGAACGCCATTTAGCTCAACAGGCGCAAAATCGCGGCTATCAGCAGCTTCCATTAAGTCAGGTA comes from the Balneola sp. genome and includes:
- a CDS encoding divalent-cation tolerance protein CutA, translated to MYRNLRLLYITTSDKKEAQEIGRKLVEQNLAACANIIDGMQSIYKWEGEVKEDNECVLLIKTHYSRVKKVTRLIKEMHSYDVPAIVSLTITEDEGNMEYLEWLEKMSKEPFEI
- a CDS encoding phosphoadenylyl-sulfate reductase, with protein sequence MKSIPTKRINQTLSSAHNDVRIAHILNKYREKVLITTSFGTTSALLIHMISRIRQNHPIYFINTGYLFPETLEYKDRLVERYGVNIIDHIPDEEKHRTSKDDQLWESNPDLCCNYNKVEPLEKIKENHTVWISGLIGYQNSYRSGLEILQKRDDLHRYYPLIDWTPEMVDDYFESYGIPRHPLERFGFDSIGCTHCTKKGDGRDGRWDDSDKTECGLHW
- a CDS encoding disulfide bond formation protein DsbA; its protein translation is MKIEIWSDVVCPYCYIGKRHLEQALEQLPDLEVDITWRSFELNPNAPVNSDLDIYDTLAKKYGRDRNWAKQMNDNMVQMASSVGLNYDMDHVQPTNSFNAHQLIHLAQEENKQDEMKEALLSAYFEKGKHIGDTKTLTEIAEQVGIDKSKAEETIQNNSYSNKVMEDVEKAHKIGVQGVPFFYINEKYGLSGAQPVEVFVEALTEIAKEANS
- a CDS encoding MFS transporter; translated protein: MFGAHSLIIFKYANTLNYISFVLRERKVLSFGLSFTFFSSFGQTFLISLFVPFFLADFNLSNAAFGSIYSLATLSSAAILPYMGKWIDHLPIGRYSLYVASGLFVAALTMSLSWHIAFLFAAILMLRLSGQGLSGHTAETAMARYFKLQRGKALSVSSLGYPLGEGILPLLMAALLAVVSWRMAWGIIAAVIVLAFIPFLLYVLHKTEIEETNQKAKEASNQDDSSTAHVYRKVLTEQRFWLILPAVLLPPFWVTGLFLYQVSIAEQLGWTAAIIASAFVFFAGSRIISSLSIGPLIDKWSASTIYPFYLIPFGAGLFIAFLQSGVWSAFVYMALVGITMGLGSTTKSALLTELYGENVIGTVRSLFASIMVFSTAISPFLMGWMLDQHVPMETILLTAIGSVIVATGLAFIGLSSEKEQPTAS
- a CDS encoding response regulator; its protein translation is MSSMKSVCIIDDDKIYTYGVSKIIKNHLPDNEIMSFENGRKALEGIKEIQASDQELPDLILLDIDMPEMNGWDFLKAFQSIRDKADKEIQVFVISSQVDKRSEDLFRVEWDEKVSDFIQKPVGIDSLKSLLA